The genomic segment AGCGGGGCGGGGACGAGTTCGGCGACGTGTCCGGCGAGTACGGAGAGCACGGCGACGGGATCGGGGGCGTCCCACTCCGCCGCCATGTAGGACTCGCCGAAGCCGATGAGGCCGTTGACCCCGATCCGGCGGAAGAACGCCCCGGGGCGGTGGATCTCCAGCAGCGGGCCGCCCAGACCGAGGCTTTCGCCGCCCGCGAGCCGGGCGCGCAGCGGGAGGCGCCCCAGAGCGTGGCGGACGACGCGTTCGGCGACGGCGGTCCTCGGGCGGGAGGCGCGTCGGGGCCGGACGATGTCGGGCCAGCGCTCCGGGTCGGGGACGGGGAGCACGGACGGGGAGCAGGGGGAGGTGGACACCTTCACCGCATGCCTTTCTGAGTACGGGAACGGGGGCGCGGGACCACCGGCAGTCCGCGCAGGAGGAGGCGGATGCCGTGGAACCGGATCGCGAGGGAGACCGCGGCGGTGGACCAGGGGTGGCGTGCGGCCAGCCGCAGCAGCGCGGCCGGCCCTGCGGGGCGCCCGGTGCCCCGCACGGTCGCCGTGAACGGGCGCCGGCCCGCGCGTTCCAGGTGGATGGTCAGCGCGAGCCGGGCCCCTGGTTCCGGCAGCCGCATCCGGTAGGAGCCGTCGACGGGGAAGAACGGCGAGACGTAGAAGTCCTTGTCGGCCGAGGCCACGCCGTCCGCGCCGGGCCGCAGGAGGTAGGCGTGGCGTTCCCCGTACGTGTTGTGCACCTCGGCGACGACGCAGAGCGGTGAGCCGTCCGGCCGGTGGCACCAGTACACGGTGAGGGGGTTGAAGACATGGCCGAGAACCCGGGCCTGGGTGAGCATCCGCACCGTGCCGTCGCCCAGTTCGACACCGTGGGCCGCCAGGAAGCGGGTGAGGCCGGCGCGGATGCCGGGTGCCGTGCCGCCGAAGTGGTCCCGGGCGTCGAACCGGGCGAGCGGGGCCAGCGGGCGGGGCAGGCGCGGGGGGTGGTCGGGATCGATGAACCAGAGGTAGGTGCGGTGGCGGAAGGCGTAGCGGCGCGGCCGCGTCCGTACATGGGTGATGGTGCACGGGTAGAGCGCCGCGGCGCCGGGAGCGCCCGTCACCAGGTCACCCCCAGCGCGTGGGCCGCCTCGACACCGGAGCGGCAGCCGTCCTCGTGGAAACCCCAGCCGTGGTACGCCCCGGCGAAAGCGGTCACCGGCCCGGAGAGCGCGGGCAGCAGTGCCTGCGCGGCGATCGACTCCGGTGTGAAGACCGGGTGTTCGTAGACCATCCGGGCGCGGACACTCCGGGGGTCCACCCGTCCCCCGTCGTTCAGTGTGACGACGAAGGTCTCGGGGGCGTCGAGCCGTTGCAGCCGTGTCATGTCGTAGCTGACCGTGACCTGGCGGGCGTCGGCAGCGCACGAGGGCATCAGGTAGTTCCAGGAGGCGCGGGCCCTCGGGGCGTCCGGCAGGAGCGTGGTGTCGGTGTGCAGCAGCGTGGTGTTGCGTGAGTACCGGAACGCGCCGAGGACGCTGGTCTCCGCGTCGGTGGGGTCGGCGAGCAGCCGCAGGGCCTGGTCGGGATGGGTGGCGACGACCACGCGGTCGTACCCCTGCGTGATCCCGTCCTCGGTGACCAGTTCGACGCCGTCGTGGTGCCGGCGCAGGGCTCGGACCGGAGTGGCCGTGCGCACCGCGGAGAGCCGCTTCGTCAGCAGGTCGACGTAGGAGCGGGAACCGCCGGTGACGGTGCGCCAGACCGGCGAGCCGCCGACGGAGAGCATGCCGTGGTGGGCCAGGAAGCGGAACAGGTGGCGGGCCGGGTGGCGGAGCGCGGTGACCGGGTCGCAGGACCAGACGGCGGAGACCACCGGGGTGAGGAAGTGGGCGCGGAAATAGGGGGAGAAGCGGTAGCGCTCGGCGAACTCCCCCAGTGTGAGCAGGGCTTCTCCGCTCGCGCTCTCCGGCTCCGCGAGCACCACACGGGCGGCCCGGTGGAACCGGGGCACCTCGGCGAGCATCCGCAGATAGGCACCGCGCAGTGCCGCGCGCGGTTGGGCGAGGAGTCCGGACACCCCGCGGGCGCCCGCGTATTCGAGTCCGCACCCCTCGCACCGGACGGACATCGACATCTCCGACTCCTGGGTGCGGACGCCGAGTTCGTCGAAGAGCCGCAACAGATGCGGATACGTCCGGCGGTTGTGGACGATGAAGCCCGAGTCGACGCGGTGCACCCGGCCGTCCGAGGAGGTCAGGTCGTGGGTGTGCGCGTGCCCCCCGGGGCGGTCGTCCGCCTCGTAGAGCGTGACGTCGTCGGTCTTCGTCAACACGTGGGCGGCGGTCAGTCCCGCCACCCCGCTTCCGACCACGGCCGTGCGCCGCCGTACCGCTGCCATCCCGTGCACCTTCCGTGAGTTGGTCCCTCGCCGCCACGGCCGCCCTGAGCGGGGCCAAGGCCGCCGGGCGCCTGCCGGACAGGCGCCCCACGGAGTTGTTCGTCGCCGGCCGTCCCGCGGATTGGCCGGAACCGAGGTGTGATCCATTCGGGTGAACGACCAATCCGCCGGCCGCCCGGCGCCGAATCCCCGGTGTGACAGCAGATCGGAACGATGCGCGAACGCAGGGACCTTCGGAGTCCCGGCGCTCCCGCTGGGTGCGCGCCGCACTGGCCGCCCTCAGCGGGCTGATCGCCGGGTTCTGTGCCCTGTGCGTCGCCGAGTTGGCCGCGGCGGCCGTACGCCCGGAGGCGGGGCCGGTCACGGCGGTGGGCGGCGCGGTCATCGACCGCACTCCCCCGGCCGTGAAGGACTTCGCCGTACGGAACTTCGGCACGGACGACAAGCTGGTGCTGCAGCTGGGCATCCTCGTGCTGCTGGCGCTCTTCGCCATGGCGGTGGGAGTCCTGGCACTGCGGCACCGGCGGGTCGGCGCCTCGGCCGTTCTGGTCTTCGGTCTGGTCGGGGCGGTGTCGGCGGTGGGGCGGCCCGAGGGCAGCCCCTTTGACGCGCTGCCTTCGGTGGTCGGTGCGGTCGTCGCGGCGGGAGTGCTGTATCTCCTGATCGGCCGGCTGGCCCCGGCCAGGACTCCGGTCCGGTCCCCGTCACCCGCGGCTGGGGAGACGGAGACCGGGCCGGTACCCGCCGCCGGGGCCTCCTTCGACCGGCGCGGGTTCGTGATCGCCGCCACCGCCGCCGCGGCGGCCTCGGCCGGGGCGGGGTACGTGGGGCGCCGCCTCACCGCCTCCGTCGAGGCCGGGGCGTCCGCCTCGCGCGCGGACATCAGGCTGCCGGTCCCCGACTCCGCGGCCCCCGCCGTGCCCCGGGGCGTGGACCTGGGGGTCCGGGGCATCAGCTCGTTCGTCACTCCGAACAAGAGCTTCTACCGGGTGGACACCGCGCTGGTGGTGCCCCGGGTGGACGCCGACGGCTGGCGGCTGCGCATCCACGGCAAGGGCGTCGCCCGCCCGTTGACCCTCGGCTACCAGGACCTGCTGCGGCGGACGATCATCGAGCGGGACATCACCCTGGCCTGCGTGTCCAACGAGGTCGGCGGCCCCTACATCGGCAACGCCCGGTGGATCGGGGTGCGCCTGGCGGACCTGCTGCGCGAGGCCGGGGTGAAGGCCCCGTCCGAGGGCGGTCCGGCCGACCAGCTCGTCTCGCGCTCGGTCGACGGGATGACCATCGGCTCGCCCGTCGAGACCGTCCTGGACGGCCGCGACGCGATGCTCGCCCTCGGCATGAACGGCGAACCGCTGCCGTTCGAGCACGGCTTCCCGGTGCGGATGCTCGTACCGGGTCTGTACGGCTACGTGTCGGCCTGCAAGTGGATCGAGGACATCGAGCTCACCACCTTCGACGCGTACGACGCCTACTGGGTCAAGCGCGACTGGGCCCGGCAGGCGCCGATCAAGACGGAGTCGCGGATCGACACCCCGCGCCCCTTCGCCTCGCCGAAGGCCGGCACCGTTCCGGTCGGCGGTGTCGCCTGGGCCCAGCACCGGGGCATCGCGCGGGTCGAGGTCCGGGTGGACGGCGGTGACTGGCACACCGCGCGGCTGGGCGCGGCGGACGGCCGGGACACCTGGCGCCAGTGGGTGTGGGAGTGGCCGGCCACCTCCGGCCACCACACCCTCGAAGTCCGCGCGACGGACGGCACCGGCGCCACTCAGACCGAACACCGGGTCGGCACCGTCCCCGACGGTGCGACCGGCTGGCATTCGGTGGTGGTCGACGTGGACTGAGACCCCGTCACCAGCACTGCCCCACCTTCACCATCTGCAACTTCCCTGACCGAACCGCCCGGGCCGCACGACCGATCGACCGCCCGGGCCGGCACCACCTTCCGAACCAGGAGAAACACCATGAACGCCCTGCACCTCCGCCGTCTCGCCGTCGCCGTCTCGGTCGCCGCCGTACTGCCGCTGGCCCTGACGTCCTGCTCCTCCACGGACACCAAGGACTCCGCCGCCGGCTCCGCCCCCGACAAGGCGGGCTCGGCCAGTGCGTCGGCGGCCGCCTCGACCCCCTCGGACGACCAGCCCTTCGGGCCCGCCTGTTCCTCCGTGCCGAAGAACGGCGCCGGTTCCTTCGACGGCATGGCGCAGGACCCGGTCGCCACCGCGGCGTCGAACAACCCGGACCTCGCGACCCTGGTCACCGCGGTGAAGGCGGCGGGGCTGGTGGACACGCTGAACAGCGCCGAGAACATCACGGTGTTCGCGCCGACCAACGAGGCGTTCGCCAAGGTTCCGAAGGCCGACCTGGAGAAGCTGCTCGCGAACAAGGAGGAGCTGACCAAGGTCCTCACCTACCACGTGGTCGGCGAGAAGATCGCCCCGAAGCAGTTGTCGAAGGGCTCCTTCACCACCCTGGAGAAGGGCAAGCTGACGACGTCCGGCTCGGACATGACGTACACGGTGAACGACAGCGCGAAGATCGTCTGCGGCAACGTCCGGACGGCCAACGCCACGGTCTACATCGTCGACTCGGTCCTGATGCCGCCGCAGTAGGCGGCGGCCGGCCCGCTCGGGCCCGGAACACGCACAGGGTCTGCCGCCACCCGGCACACCCTGTGCGTGCGGGGCCAGTTGGCCGCATCCGCACACGCACCGCGCTTTGCGCAGTCAGCCGCCTCCGGCCCCGGCGCGTAAATGGGAGATAAGCGCACCATGGGGAAAGAGGTACCGCTCGCGCCCGGTCGTTCCGTCCGGATCGGGCCGGCGCGGGCGGGCCCACGGGACCGTAAAGGAGACGACTCATGTCCGACCTCTCACACCCCCGTGCCGGCACCCGCGCGGACACACATGCCGACATGGCGGACCACCCGGACCTCCCGGAGATGCGCGAGCGGTACAACCGCACGCTCGGCGGCCGCGACGTCGCCCTCGTGGACGCGCCGGTGTTCCTCCTCGGCCTGTACTGCGCGGTGTCGCCCTGGGTGCTCCACTTCACGTCGAGCCAGCCCGCGCTGGTGCAGCACAACCTGATCATCGGTATCGCCCTCGCCGTACTGGGCCTCGGCATCACCGCGTCCCCGTCCCGCATGTACGGCCTGAGCTGGGCGATCTGCGCGATGGGCGCCTGGATGATCGTCGCACCGTGGATCGTGGGCAGCGGCCCCGATCTCGGGGTCATTCTGAACAACGTCGTCATCGGCGGACTCGCCGTGGTCCTGGGACTGATCTGCGCGGCCGCCTCCATGAAGAGCGGAGGTTCGGCCTCCATGAAGAGCGGAGGTCCGACGGGCGGCAGGGCCGGGCTGAAGGCCACCGGCGGACGGGGAACACCGGAGACCCGGGGCTGACACCCTCCCTGGACGCAGGCCGTAGGGTGCCCCCATGGGGCGGGGAAGCAGGCAGGACCGGGTGGTGGGCACCGTCGTGGGCTCGGCGGTGGGGGACGCGCTCGGAGCACCTTTCGAGTTCGGGCCGGCCGGAGTCTGGTCGGCCCGCTTCCCGGACGGCACCGGCACGATGTGCGGGGGCGGCGGCTGGGACCCGGGCGAGGCGACCGACGACACGCAGATGACCGTTCTCGTCGCCGAGTCCCTGCTGGAGCGGGACGGACTCGATCTTCCCGACATCTTCGACCGTTTCCGGCGATGGGCGGCGGCCAACCCCAAGGACATCGGCATTCAGACGGAGATCGTCCTGGGGTGCGGCGATCCCTGGGATCTGGCCGCCGCGCTCCACTTCCAGGTGGAGGGCCGCGCGGCGGGCAACGGCTCGCTGATGCGGGCGGCCGGCTCGGCCGTCCGCTTCGCCCGTACGGCAGGACGGAGCCCCGGCGACGAAACCGGGGCCCGCGCCACCACGATGGACGCAGCCCGCAGGATCGCGGCCCTGACCCACGGCGACCCGGCCGCCTGGGAGGGCACCGCCCTCCTCCACGAGCTCATCAGGGTGGCGCTCGGCGGCGGCGACCCCGCGGCCGCCCTGCCTGCCGCCCTCGCCGAGGTACGCGAGGACCAGCGCGCCCGCTGGGCAGCTGTACTCGCCCCGGACTGGCACCCGGGCCTGGCGACCGAGTTCAACGGTGCGGTGTGGCCCTGCCTGGGCACCGCCGTGTGGGCCCTGCGGACGACACCCTCGTTCGAGGCCGCGCTCGCGGCGGCGATCGACGTCGGCGGGGACACCGACACGGTGGCTGCCGTGACCGGCGCGCTCGCGGGCGCCGTGCACGGCATGAGCGCGATCCCCGCCCGCTGGACGGAGCCGCTCCACGTACCGCTGCCCGGCTACGGAGAACGGGTCCTGCGTACCGCCGAGTTGACGGTGCTCGCCCTCCGTCTGGACGGCTGAAGGCTGTCCCGTGGAACCCGTGCCCACCGTTCGGACACCCCGTTGACGCCGGACCGATCCGGCTGGTGCACTGGGCGAATGCGCCCTCAGCTGCGGCTGGTCACCCGCGACCACATCGACTTCGGTCGCGTGTGGTCGGCGTCCTGTCGTCCCTGACTGCTTCTCCGTCAGCACGACAGCACCGCGCCGTCCGGCCGGTTCCACCCGCAGCAGAAGATGAGGCTTCACCATGCCCGTAGAGTTCCTCGGCATCGCCGCGACCAACGAGGGTTCCGAGGTGACGCCCCGCTCGGGAGCGTCCTTCGACAAGGAGTACACGCTCAAGCTGGCCCGCGCCCACGAGAACCACGGCTGGGACCGGGTGCTCTTCGCGTACGGCTCCGGCTCCCCCGACCCGTCCCCGGCCGCCGCGTTCATCGCCGCCCGTACGGACCGGCTCCAGATCCTCGTGGCACACCGGCCCAACGTCTCGTACCCGACGTTCGCCGCGAAGACCTTCGCCACGCTCGACCGGATCAGCGACGGCCGGCTCGCCGTCCACTTCATCACCGGCGGCAACGACCACGAGCAGCAGCGCGAGGGCGACTTCCTCACCAAGGACGAGCGGTACGCCCGCACCCGCGAGGCCATCCAGATCATCAAGAAGGCGTGGACCTCCCACGAGCCCTTCGACCACGAGGGCACGCACTACCGCTTCAACGACTTCGTGAGCGACACCTTCCCCGTCCAGCGGCCCCACCCGCAGGTCTCGTTCGGGGGTTCGTCCCCGGCGGCGTACGCGGCCGGGGGCGCCGAGGCCGACATCTTCTGCCTCTGGGGCGAGCCGCTGGCCGAGACCGCCGAGCAGATCGCCTCGGTCAAGGCGGCGGCGAAGGCGGCGGGGCGCACCGACGTGCCGAGGATCCAGGTGGCGTTCCGCCCGATCATCGCGCCGACGGAGGAGCTCGCCTGGGAGAAGGCGCACCGGACGCTCGACCGGATCAAGGCCCGCAAGGCGGGTGGCCCGCCGAGCCGCCGCCACCCGCTGACGAACCCGCAGAACGCGGGCTCCCAGCGGCTGCTCGCGGTCGCGGACCGGGGTGAGCGCCACGACCGCGCGCTGTGGACGCCGACCTCGGCCGAGACGGGCGGCGCGGGCAACTCCACGGCGCTGGTGGGCACCCCGGAGACGGTCGCGCAGGCCCTGCTGGACTACTACGACCTGGGCGTCGAGATCCTGTCGGCCCGGGGGTACGACCTGCTCGACGACGCGATCGACTTCGGCCGCCACGTGATCCCGATCGTGCGCGAGGAAGTCGCCAAGCGGGACGCCGCGAGGACGTCGGCCGCCTGATCCGGGTTCGGGGCCCATCTGCCGTCACCACGGCGGGAGAACACACTTACGATGATCATTCGGCGTGACGTCCGGGTGTGTCGGACCGACGGTTCACCCGGCCCACGCCGCCGGGGGCGTGGGTCTTCCCGTCTCCCTGCGTGCAGAGCGTCTTGGGGTCATCCGCGGTGTCTTTCCTGGTCTTTGTGGCGGTCGTCTGCCTGTTCTGGTTCTTCCTCCTCCCGCTGAAGTGGCAGACCCGCCGACTGGCGGGTCCGGATCCCGCGTTGCAAAAGGCGGCCGCCGCGGCCCGGCGGCAGAAGTGGGAGCCGGCGGCGCTGCTCCTCGCCGACGCCGGCGAGGACTGGGAGCGCCGCGCCCTGTACAGCGATGTGCTGGGCCGGGTCGCGGCCCTCGACGGGGACGGATGGCTGCTGGCGTGGGAGGCCGCCCGGCCCTACGACCCGGATGCGGCGGTGGTCCGTGCGCGCGCCCGGATCGCGTACGCGTGGAAGCTCCGGGGAGCGATGCGGGCGACCGCCACGTCCCGGGCTCGTTTCGCGCGTTTCCATCAGGCGTTGTGGGAGTCCCGCGACGACCTCGTGCGGGCCGCCGGGCTCAACCCGGCGGACCCGACGCCCCACGTCGCCGAGATCTGGATGGCGATGGGACTCAGCTACCCGAACCGCGACATGCATCTGGTGTGGCGCGAGATAACGGAGCGCGCCCCGTACCACTTCGACGCGCACCTCAGCGCCCTGCAGTACTGGTGCGCCAAGTGGCACGGCTCCAAGCAGATCGCCCACGACTTCGCGGAGAAGGCCGCCCGGAACGCGCCCGCCGGGAGCCTGCTGGTGGCCCTCCCGTTGATCGCGTGGTTCGAGAACAGCGACATGGCGCCGCCCGCCGCGTCCTTCACGTCACCGCGGGTGCGCGCCATGGTCGACGCCGCGCTGGTGGACATGGCCGCCGCGCCGGACGATCATCCCCGGCTGCCGTACGTCCGCCACCTGGTGGGCTACGTCCTCGTCCACCAGGGGCGGTACCGCGAGGCCGTGGCACAGTTCCGCCACGTCGACGGCTGTCTGAACGCCCTTCCCTGGCGCTATCTCCCGAGTCCGCTCGACGCTCTCCGCTACCGGGCTCTGCGCACCCGGGCCGCCCGGCGCTCGCTGCTGGAGAAGCGGGAGAAGCGGGAGAGCTGAGGGGTGTGGAGGGTCCCCCCGTACCTCCGCGAAATCCGCGTGCAACCATCCGTGCCGTTGGAGGGTCACATCAAGTGGGAGCAAACGCTCCCAGCGTCACAAGGGGGAAATTATGGGATTCACGCGCATTGTCGCGGCTGCCGGAGCGTTGACCGCGCTCGTGGCGGGCAGCTCGGTGGCGTTCGCCGCCACCGCTCAGGCCGCGCCCAACGTCACACCGCAGGCGGTCTGCGGCAGTGGCTACAAGACGGTGAACTCGGCGCCCGTCGGTTCGCTGGGCACCGTCTACCTGACGTACAACTCCGCCAACGGCAACAACTGCGTCGCGACCATCCGCACCAACCCGGGCACCCTCAAGCCCATGTCCGCGTACATCTACGTGTCGGACACCGACGGCTACGCCGAGGACTACGGGAACTACACCTCGTACGCGGGTCCGGCCCGCGTCTACGGCAAGGGCCACTGCGTGAGCTGGGGCGGCAACATCGACAACGTCTACGTGTCGGTGGAGAACTCCAACTGCGCGGCCCTGCGGGAGCAGCGGACCACCACCGTCCGCTGAGCAGCGGACCCACCCCGCCGTCCGCTGACCACGGACGGCGGGGGCACGCGGAGCGGGCCCGGGAGCATCACGCTCCCGGGCCCGCTCCGTCGGTGCGTGCCGCCTCAGCCGACCGAGCTGTACGCCACCACGCCGCGCAGCACTCCTTCGACGGCCTTGCGGGCGTTCTTCGCGACCGTGCTGCCCTCGCGCGGGGCAGCGGCGGCCACCTGGCCGAGCACGTCGATGACCTGCTTGCACCAGCGGACGAAGTCGCCGGCCGGCATCTCGGCCTCGCGCAGCACCTCGTCCAGGGTGCGGCCGGAGGCCCACATGTAGACCGCCCAGGCGAAGCCGAGGTCGGGCTCGCGCTGGCCGACCCCCTCCGTCTGGTTGATCTTGAAGTCCTCCTCCAGGGCGTCGAGCCGTCCCCAGATGCGGACCATCTCGGCCATGGCGGTCTTCGCCGGGCCGGACGGCAGCTTGGGCGCCACCGCGTCGTCCGCCTGCCGCGCCTCGTACACCAGCGCCGAGACGCAGGCCGCGAGTTCGGCGGGGTTGAGGCCTTCCCAGACCCCGTCCCGCAGGCACTCACTGGCCAGCAGGTCGAGCTCGCCGTAGAGCCGGGCCAGCCGTCGGCCGTGTTCGGTGACCTCGTTGGCACGCAGGTAGTCCAGCTCGGTCAGCAGGGCCACGATCCGGTCGAAGGTGCGGGCGATGGTGTTCGTCCGCCCCTCGATGCGGTTCTCCAGCTGCCGGGTGTCGCGCTTGAGGCGGTGGTACCGCTCCGCCCAGCGCGCGTGGTCCTCGCGCTCGTCGCAGCCGTGGCACGGGTGGGCCCGCAGCTCGGTGCGCAGGCGCGCGATCTCCCGGTCGTCCGCCGCCGCGGCGCGCCCCTTGCGGTGGCGGTCCGGCACGATGTGCCCGGCCTTGGTGCGCAGGGCGGAGGCGAGGTCGCGACGGGACTGGGGCGAGCGGGGGTTGAACGTCTTGGGCACCCGCATCCGCTCGATGGCCTCCACCGGCACCGGGAAGTCCATCGACGCCAGCCGCTTGACCTGGCGCTCGGCGGTGAGCACCAGCGGGCGCGGACCGTCGTGCTGGTCGAAACCGCGGTGGCCGTCGACCCGCCCGGCGGGGATCCCGGGGTCCAGCACCAGCGCGAGGCCGGCGAACTTGCCGGTCGGCACGTGGATGATGTCGCCCGGCTTGAGCTTCTCCAGCGAGGAGGCGGCGGCGGCACGGCGCTGCGAGGCGCCCTGCTTGGCGAGGTCGGTCTCGCGGTCCTTGAGGTCCCGCCGCAGGCGGGCGTACTCCTCGAAGTCCCCGAGGTGGCAGGTCATGCCCTCGCGGTACCCCTCCAGGCCCTCTTCGTTCCGCTGGACCTGGCGGGAGATCCCGACGACCGAGCGGTCCGCCTGGAACTGCGCGAAGGAGGTCTCCAGCAGCTCGCGCGAGCGGTGCCGCCCGAACTGCTGCACCAGGTTGACCGCCATGTTGTACGACGGGCGGAAGCTGGAGCGGAGCGGGTACGTGCGTGTGCCCGCGAGCCCGGCCAGCGCGCCCGGGTCCATGCCCCGCTGCCAGAGCACCACGGCGTGGCCCTCGACATCGATGCCGCGGCGTCCCGCGCGCCCGGTGAGCTGGGTGTACTCGCCGGGCGTGATGTCCGCGTGCTGCTCGCCGTTCCACTTGACGAGCTTCTCCAGCACCACCGAACGCGCCGGCATGTTGATGCCGAGCGCGAGGGTCTCGGTGGCGAAGACGGCCTTGACGAGACCGCGGACGAAGAGCTCCTCCACGACCTCCTTGAAGGTCGGCAGCATGCCCGCGTGGTGCGCGGCGATGCCCCGCTCCAGGCCCTCGAGCCATTCGTAGTACCCGAGGACGTGGAGGTCCTCGGCGGGGATGGAGGCGGTCCGCTCCTCGACGATCTCCCGCACCAGGCGGCGCTTGTCCTCGTCGTTGAGCCGCAGCCCGGCGGCGAGGCACTGCTGCACGGCGGCTTCGCAGCCGGCCCGGCTGAAGATGAAGGTGATCGCGGGCAGCAGCCCCTCGGCGTCCAGCCGGTCGATCACCTCGGGGCGCGAGGGGGTCCAGATCCGGCTGCGCTGGCGGCGCTCGCGCTCGCGGTCCGCCTCGCGCACCATCTTGCCGCGGCGGCGGTCGCGCGGGTTGTACCCGCCCTGGTTCTCCATGCGGGCGAGCCGGATGAGGTCGGGGTTGGTCTCGCGGCGGGCGGAGCCCCGGCCTCCGTGGTCGGTCTCCTCCTCGAAGAGGTCGTACATCCGGCGCCCGGCCAGCACGTGCTGCCAGAGCGGAACCGGCCGCTCCTCGGAGACGATGACCTCGGTGTCCCCGCGCACGGTGTCCAGCCAGTCGCCGAACTCCTCGGCGTTGGAGACGGTCGCGGAGAGCGAGACCAGGGTCACGGAGTCGGGCAGGTGGATGATCACTTCCTCCCAGACCGCGCCCCGGAAGCGGTCGGAGAGGTAGTGCACCTCGTCCATCACGACGTATCCGAGGCCGTTCAGGGACTGGGAGCCCGCGTACAGCATGTTCCGCAGGACCTCGGTGGTCATCACGACCACCGGCGCCTCGGAGTTGACGCTGTTGTCACCGGTCAGCAGGCCGACCTTGTCGGCGCCGTAGCGCTTGGCCAGGTCGGCGAACTTCTGGTTGGAGAGCGCCTTGATCGGGGTGGTGTAGAAGCACTTGCGCCCCTGCTCCAGGGCGAGGTGCACCGCGAACTCGCCGACGATCGTCTTGCCCGAACCGGTCGGGGCCGCGACCAGCACGCCCTTGCCCGCTTCCAGTGCCTTGCAGGCCTCGATCTGGAAGGGGTCGAGTTCGAACTCGTACATCTCGCGGAAGGGCCACAGCGCCGTGGCCATCTCGGCCTGGCGGAGGCGGGAGGCGTGGTAGCGC from the Streptomyces sp. NBC_01335 genome contains:
- a CDS encoding DEAD/DEAH box helicase codes for the protein MTEDLSPAERYHASRLRQAEMATALWPFREMYEFELDPFQIEACKALEAGKGVLVAAPTGSGKTIVGEFAVHLALEQGRKCFYTTPIKALSNQKFADLAKRYGADKVGLLTGDNSVNSEAPVVVMTTEVLRNMLYAGSQSLNGLGYVVMDEVHYLSDRFRGAVWEEVIIHLPDSVTLVSLSATVSNAEEFGDWLDTVRGDTEVIVSEERPVPLWQHVLAGRRMYDLFEEETDHGGRGSARRETNPDLIRLARMENQGGYNPRDRRRGKMVREADRERERRQRSRIWTPSRPEVIDRLDAEGLLPAITFIFSRAGCEAAVQQCLAAGLRLNDEDKRRLVREIVEERTASIPAEDLHVLGYYEWLEGLERGIAAHHAGMLPTFKEVVEELFVRGLVKAVFATETLALGINMPARSVVLEKLVKWNGEQHADITPGEYTQLTGRAGRRGIDVEGHAVVLWQRGMDPGALAGLAGTRTYPLRSSFRPSYNMAVNLVQQFGRHRSRELLETSFAQFQADRSVVGISRQVQRNEEGLEGYREGMTCHLGDFEEYARLRRDLKDRETDLAKQGASQRRAAAASSLEKLKPGDIIHVPTGKFAGLALVLDPGIPAGRVDGHRGFDQHDGPRPLVLTAERQVKRLASMDFPVPVEAIERMRVPKTFNPRSPQSRRDLASALRTKAGHIVPDRHRKGRAAAADDREIARLRTELRAHPCHGCDEREDHARWAERYHRLKRDTRQLENRIEGRTNTIARTFDRIVALLTELDYLRANEVTEHGRRLARLYGELDLLASECLRDGVWEGLNPAELAACVSALVYEARQADDAVAPKLPSGPAKTAMAEMVRIWGRLDALEEDFKINQTEGVGQREPDLGFAWAVYMWASGRTLDEVLREAEMPAGDFVRWCKQVIDVLGQVAAAAPREGSTVAKNARKAVEGVLRGVVAYSSVG